In Gemmatimonas sp. UBA7669, the DNA window CCTACCTGATCAGAGCTTCCCTAGACGATTCGGCTCGCTGGGCGACGCGCATCCTATCAATACTTGTGGTGCCAGGTCTGATACTAGTGAGCGGTTTCGCCGCGACAGGCGCTCACCGACCAGATCCTGAATCGACATTAATTTTTCTTCGCCTCTTCACCATTGGCGAGCCCATTCCGCTACTTGCCTTAGCGCTGTGGCTTGCAATTTTCGCTTGGAGCGCCGTCAGCGCCCCATGTGACCCGCGTCAGGATTCAGGCACGCTTGCACGAGGGCACCATCGTCTGCTCGTTTGGTTGATAGCTCTATCTGCAGGCATGGTCTCACTGATCGTCGGGAGGGCTACCGGCCAAGGGATTGGCTTCTCAGCCGATGAGTATGCTGCCCTTCTGCAGGCAGACTTTCTTCGACAAGGTTCGTTCACTGGGACTATTCCTACAGAATGGTTGCCACTTCGGGAAGGCGTAACGCCTGTATTTGTATTCGAAGGTCAAGAGTCTACAGAGTGGGTGTACCAGTACATCCCCGGCTACGCAATTCTCGTCTACCTTGCCGGAATGCTGGATGCAGTGGCACTCCTAAATCCGATACTCAACGCGCTAACCGTCGTTCTGGTCGCCGAGATTGCGGAGAAGAGGTGGAGCAATCGGCAAGATCTTGCAATTCTTGCAACAATGCTCATTGCGACGTCGCAGCAGTTTCTTTTGACCGGCGGATCGCAATACAGCATGCCAGCGCATCTCATGTTCAACTCCCTGTGGCTCTTCGGTTATGTGACTGGGCCAAGGTCCGTTATCTGGATGGGCCCTGTAGGCGCATTCGCGTCGCTACTGCACCAACCAATACCGCATCCGCTCTTCGTTGCTCCTTTCCTCTTGCGTATGCTCCGAGAAAAGCGAATCGGAGCGCTCGTCTATCTCAGTTTGTGGTATACAATTGCCATCGTGTGTTTCGTGTTTTGGAGAAAGATTGGCGGGGCCATTCCGGCATCAATTCTTGGTTTGCCGAAGATGGGGAATGTCGTGGTCTTGCTTATGAATGTAATTCTGATCGCTACATGGAACGCACCCGTGGTCGCGTGGGGGCTGTTGGTCGCAATTCGGAATATGCGGAGTCTCGATTGCATCGACCTCGACCTGCTGTTCGGTATAGTAGCTGTCCTCCTCTTCTTCTTGACGTTTGTTCCCGTAACCCAAGGGCATGGATGGGGCTGGCGATACGGGCATCAAGTTCTCGTAAACATAGTGTTGCTTGCAACCACCGGTTGGAGTGCAAGCAGTAAGCTCATGGAGGCACGCCACGCGAAGCGGATGCTGACATGCTCCTTTCTGGTCTCGCTTTTGGTATTGGTGCCTTGGCGAACTGCCGTGGCATATAGAATTGTGAAGCCATTCTCAAACGCCGTAGACTGGATGAGCAAGCAAGAAGAGCATGTGTTAGTCATTCCAGCGGATTCGATATGGTACGGGCGCGATCTGATCCGCAATCATCCTTCCATGAGAAAGCCTGTCACATTGCGCGGAAGTTCGCTAGCTGGGTCTGATACTGCAGCGATTCCCGAACCGTGGCGAACCAGCGTCCGGTGGATAACAGTTGAAGAACTAGAAGCGCTCGGACTCGAGCGTGTGGACCGGGTCGTACCAGGAGCAGACCGCTAACCTCAACGACGTGCCGGCCGGGTGAGGACGTTGTGCAGTTCTCTTAACCTCCAGTTGACAGCGTGCAGAACGATGCCGACGAAGAGAAACCCGAATGACAGAAGGACGAGTCCGGTAGCCATGATGGCCTCTGGTATGTGCTGAAGGTAGTCGTCGGAGGCTCCTGATGCGCCAACGAGCAATGGTGCGGCGGCTGCGAAACCAAGGAGCAGCAATAAAACTGATATACCCCCGAAGAAGGTCAGCGGCTTAACACTTCGAAGGAGTGTGAAGATCTTCCAGAGCACCCGCGCACCGTCGCGAAATGTGCGGAGTTTGCTCTTGCTGCCAGTTGGCCGGGCGCGATACGGAACCGCGATCTCTGTGATGTGGATCTGGTAGTAAAGCATTTGGAAAGCCATATCTGTTTCGACCTCGAAACCGGGCGAGGTTACTGGTAGTTCACGGGCTACCCGTCTCGAGTAGGCTCGATAGCCACTCAGAATGTCTGAAAGGTTGGATTGTCCAATCCAGTTTACCAAGATCCGAATAAGTTGATTGCCGATCAAGTGCATGGGTCGAAAGGCCGCGTCGTCGAAACTCGAAAGTCGAGCACCTACGCACATGTCCGCATAGCCCGCCATTACAGGTGCAAGCAACTGGTGAACAAAGGAAGCGGGATAAGTATCATCTCCATCGACCATCACGAAGTAGTCGGCATCTATCTCACGCAACATCTGCTCGACTACATAGCCTTTCCCTCGCCGGGGTTCATGGCGAATCTCTGCGCCGGAAAGGAGGGCTGCCTTGACTGTGTCGTCAGTAGAAGCATTGTCAATAACTACGATCCGAGCATTTGGTAGCTCGGTTCGAAAGTCGCAGACCACCTTCTCAATTGTTTGTGCTTCGTTGAAACAGGGAATTAGGATGGCGACACCCTCGCCTTTGAACAAGGTTCTAGTGTTCATGCTGTTCGACGTCGGTGGAGGAGCCGCAACTTCCCGAAGCA includes these proteins:
- a CDS encoding glycosyltransferase family 2 protein; the protein is MNTRTLFKGEGVAILIPCFNEAQTIEKVVCDFRTELPNARIVVIDNASTDDTVKAALLSGAEIRHEPRRGKGYVVEQMLREIDADYFVMVDGDDTYPASFVHQLLAPVMAGYADMCVGARLSSFDDAAFRPMHLIGNQLIRILVNWIGQSNLSDILSGYRAYSRRVARELPVTSPGFEVETDMAFQMLYYQIHITEIAVPYRARPTGSKSKLRTFRDGARVLWKIFTLLRSVKPLTFFGGISVLLLLLGFAAAAPLLVGASGASDDYLQHIPEAIMATGLVLLSFGFLFVGIVLHAVNWRLRELHNVLTRPARR